In Triplophysa rosa linkage group LG2, Trosa_1v2, whole genome shotgun sequence, the genomic window TATCTGTCTAACTGACCATCATCTGAGAGGCTAGTCTATTGTCCCAAAATTCCAATATGTCACAGGATCCCAGTGCTCAGCTCACAATATGGCTTGAGACTTCAGAAAGAAACAGTCAGTGACCCACATTCTGCCACAACACCATCTACACAAAACGTGTATTTTTTCGCacctattatttattttttatttttttatttttaaaaattgttaggaatttgtaaaatatacaatattgttTTGAACATTCACTTTGGTTTTCTCACTTACAGTAGGTTAtgaatacatttgcataaaaatgattttttattttatttaaaaaacgcaTTTATTTTACTCAattatatttacttttatttctcagtattaatgtttttatcaacaCAGATGAATCAATTCATTTAACATGAcgagaaatattaatttaagcattttacgtattaataagtaaaaaaatctttctttgcatcACAAATATTAGCAATTAATCTAATTAATTAATCTTTAGATAAAGCTGACAAAAGGCGAGAGGATAGATTATAATCACTGTAAAAAgggcttttttatttacagaacaTTAACTGAGCCaatctaaaaatgtatatgcaacAAGTCACTATAAAATATTGAGTAGGAGAGAATATATTTGTACAGCTATGAGGATGAAACTAGCATTTTTCACAGACAAACACTAGTATACAAAACAATCAATTACCTCAGTCAGCTCAACATCCATTTCTCTTGTCAAAAGAGAGGAACTTTAACGTATTTGTCCACAGCCTAGCAGTGTAATAGGCCTTCAGTGCCCTGTTTACCCGTCATGATGGGAAACTCAGACCGGCAGAAGACAGATCTACATTGATTTTCTTTCCATTAGTCAATATTCTTcatctttctctctgtatcacATGTTTCTAGCTCTTTATGCGATAATTTCAGTTCAAGTTAGGTTGAGCAGCACTATAATGAGCTCAGTTCATGGGTTGCTCCAAGATGCTGAATGATTCATGCAAGGGCAGCAGGAGAAGATCTCATTCATCGGCTCTCCTTAGTGGCCGCTGCCCCACCATGTGTAACACAAGGCTCTGGAAACTCGAGCTAGTACCCATCTCCCCCTCCCAGTTTTCTTCTGCACGAAATTACAATGTTGGAGTCCAGTTACTGATCTTTGATTAGGTGGATCCATTTTCTGCTAATTACAACCCACTCACCAACACGTGGCATGTAGCCCATTCGGTGTAAATTAGCTTCCATTTTATGTATGCACAATCACTTAGACTGCTGGGACAGTCGGTCATGGTGCGGATGGAACCCGAGTCAGTCGATTTTTAGCTCATGACTGTGATAGTGTGTAAGTAGCCTTCGTCAGGTGTTGTAGGGGCGAGGAATTATGCATTTAAGTCTCAACCTACTTTGGTCATTTTTACATGCGGGTCTTAGCATGTTGAGCAATATCATTATTAAGAAATCATGTGATATGTGGAAAGGTTATTTTCCCAAAGAATGATACATGATTTATTAAACGGTGACACTGAGTAGGTATCAACTTACAAAACGCTGTGTCGTCCTAAACTTTGCCCTTTTGTGTGAATTTCAAATAAACAGGATTTCCCATTAAACATTTCAAGTATTCCTTCAAGAACATGTCTGTGTCTGCCTTTATCATTGTGACCTTTCCCACCCATATCATCATCCGTCTGACATGACCCCCTCACAACATGTTtctgctttaaagggacagttcacccaaaactgaaaattctttcatcatttattcaccctcatgtcattccaaacctgtgtgactttgtttcttctgcagaacacaaaaaatatattttgttttgtagaatgttggtcATGAAACAATACTGGCCCCTATTGCCTtccattgtacagacacaaaaccactgagacatttctcaaaatatcttcttttgtgttccacagaccaaagagtcatatacagaacATGGggttgaataaataatgacagacttttatttttgggtgaactagccccaAGCCAATCAGATGCATTATGCATGTCATGAACTGgcgtggaaagaacccaattgcaggcaggcagtgaaggggttaacacaacaagaCTTCATTAACAAAAAacgcaaaacaaacaccctcaatggggaaaacggaactaagaaatatacataaaacaaaagacttccctcgAGGGGgacaaaacgtaaaacaagcacagcagaaactaaactaaggtacacgaccaaacgtcttaaatgaaaacaaggcagaataaaacaaaactcacaatacACGAACAGGGCGAtgaacaggaccacgggtaacAGCAAGAGAACAGGTACAAGGTACAAGGTACAAGGTACAAGGTACAAGGTACAAGGTACAAGGTACAAGGTACATACAGAACGCGGTACAAGGTACATACAGAACGCGGTACAAGGTACATACAGAACGCGGTACAAGGTACATACAGAACGcggtacaatccacgagcacaggacaaagaaacatgagggtatatataggaaagacaaacgagggataacgagcgagggcaggtgtggaacataagacacgagaggaaagcaatacaagaaacgagaggggcggggccaatgactagacactggagagaacgtatattattgtcaaaaggacaatactatgtttctctccacacataaccaaaggctttgccatggctctgctacaggaccaagaaaaacatgactaaataaagcagagccatgacaatgcATGCAATCAATACATATTCTTAATTCAAAGCAGAAAATATCTATGAAACTTTATTCACTGACCTTAGTAGTAGTCATCATAAAATTGATTCTAAGGTCAGTCTTTGTCTGATTACTTAATCAGATGTTATTCTTTTAGATTATTGTTGGAATAGGTACAAAACAGCTCAGTAGATGCAGTTAACTATCAATTATTATATTGATTTGACATTCTGCTACCTTTAAGTTGGTATAAATGTGCTAACAAAAAATGGAATCGCAACGCAAAAAGGAACCCCTTACATGACATTAGGGTTTAAAAATATCTATGACATCAAAGTAAAGCTCAAGAGGTCAGGAATTCGACAGCAGCACATATGGCCATGTTAATATTCATAGCCATAATTATTGTCCCTTCATCCACCTTTGTCCTTATTTTTAACTTGGGAGTGCCAGTAGACATACAGTAGTGGGGAAACAGGTGCTGTCTTGCAATACAAGAAcattcaaattaaaaataactatAGTTGTCAAAGATTCTGTCTCTGAGACTGTAAAATATACACTACAGCAATAATATTTAACGTCCTATAATGTTAAGAAGTTTCACTTCAATTCGAATTATCTCAAATTTAAGTTTAAAcctaaaaaagcataaaataggTTAAGGTCAACAGTCCAGTGTCATGAAATATGCTGCAGCCTAGAGCACAAGCATTTCTATGAGCAATTGAGAGATCTTACCTTAGTGTGCATGGGGTACATGTTTGATAAAAAGAAGAGCAAATTCACGTCCGGTTTTGTTTCTTTAGCAGTCCCGGGAGAGAATGGGGCAGTGCCAGCAGTGCAGAGAGGTGTTTGAACAGTGCCCAGCAGCGGTCCGAGATGAATTTGAAGTGGGACACTGCTTATTATGGCTGCATCACCTGGATTTATGGACATACCACTATGAAACACGCTCTGCGTGGGTTTTCATAGTGtcctatttttttttttaaactgcccTCATTCCCGAATGCTCAAGGCAGACAGTCTAAATATATACCTTGTAATTTTTTGTAGCAACTGAATCTAGTAGCTAAATAAAAATGGGTATGGTTTAGTAAATTAAAATTGTGGAATTCTGGAAGGTTGGATCTGCCCAACTCTACATCAGAATGACCCGCTTTTTCAGCATTACTTGAAAGgaaatttgaattattttattatttggttTGGATTGTTTGCACAGTACACAGTACTTTAATACTTTATAACTTTATGACTAACTTTAGTATGactttaaaatgactttttacaattattaattattattatttttaaatatttgttattattaaatgtaatatttattatCAGTTGCATCTAAAATaatagtttgtgtttacataatatatgtctgtacactgtgcatattaattttgtatttataaaaacacatacttgtatatatatttaggagatatttacatgtacatatttatttataatttaaattatatacaaatgtttattttttctatatttcttaaatatatacatgtatgtgtgtgttttaaaaaaaactatgcaCAGTAAATAGACATGTATTAcgtaaacacagactttaatTCTGCATGAGCTgtcataaaacacacatttttataactccacacactgtaaaaaagatttttacataattttactgttttattttacagcattttcGCATATTTATAAATGCAGTAAAATGTCAAACTACAAaaatagactgcaaatttacatgttgggtataaaataacaagaaaaacatgtaattttatgtaatttttttctgGCCCCCCAGCTGCGggaatattactgttttttactCGTATTTTGCAGAGAGTTATACAAAATATTTCATGTTCATGAGCAGTGACGAGGCTTATAAAAAAGGGATGCTTTATCAGAAGGCAGTCCAATCAATTGGTTTTTTTCCAGATTTTGTTAAGAACATATTTGTTTTAGAGAAGTGTCTGCATCCAAAGAAGCCCAAATGTGCCGAGTACGGTGATGGATGTGAAGTCTCAAGGACGTGATGACGTTTCTGAAAATAGCCAGTCACATTTCCTGAAAATTACTGTATCAAACTCATAATTATTCCTGACCAAATACAGTACAGTTAAATTTCATAAATCAACTTACTCTGTCAATCACTCTTCCTTTTCTCTGAGCATATGAGCCCCACAGTAGAAAGACCAGGCTGTCGAGATTGCTGCTGAGCCACTGGATCACAGCATCTGTGAAGAGTTCCCAGCCTTGACCCTCATGGGACGTGGGCTGATGAGACCTCACTGTCAACACAGAATTCAGTAGCAGAACACCTGACGGTGGAAAGAAAATCCAAGCATGATTCACccacattaaacacacacaaaataaacacagaactAGATACAGTAAATTTTTTAGTGCAGGCATTTCCTGGAAACTGAACCTATGACACTGGTTTTGCCCTGGTAGTGCCATGCTCAACATGCTGGACACCATAATGGCTATTTTCTGTTTATCTAACACCATGATGCACATTAAACCTGATCTGTTGGTTACTGACCCTGTTTCGCCCATTCTGTGAGGTCTCCATGACCCGGGCGCAGAAAGCCTACAATATCTTCTGTCAGCTCCATAAATATGTTTTCCAAACTGAAATCAGTGAGCAAAAAAGTCAACAAACATAAGAGCTTATGTTCTCATTATCTAGAAGTGTAAGAAAGGATAAATTACCTAGGGCTTGGGGCAAAATGCAGCTAAACAAAACAT contains:
- the ungb gene encoding uracil-DNA glycosylase isoform X1; the protein is MSCKDHVSEENMQLSVEQLQRIEQNRRTALERLAIRNVPVLVGECWRREIGTEFTKPYFTKLMSFVTMERKCFTVYPSPEQVFMWTTLCAIEDVKVVILGQDPYHHLGQAHGLAFSVLKPKPPPPSLENIFMELTEDIVGFLRPGHGDLTEWAKQGVLLLNSVLTVRSHQPTSHEGQGWELFTDAVIQWLSSNLDSLVFLLWGSYAQRKGRVIDRKRHHVLETSHPSPYSAHLGFFGCRHFSKTNMFLTKSGKKPIDWTAF
- the ungb gene encoding uracil-DNA glycosylase isoform X3, which produces MQLSVEQLQRIEQNRRTALERLAIRNVPVLVGECWRREIGTEFTKPYFTKLMSFVTMERKCFTVYPSPEQVFMWTTLCAIEDVKVVILGQDPYHHLGQAHGLAFSVLKPKPPPPSLENIFMELTEDIVGFLRPGHGDLTEWAKQGVLLLNSVLTVRSHQPTSHEGQGWELFTDAVIQWLSSNLDSLVFLLWGSYAQRKGRVIDRKRHHVLETSHPSPYSAHLGFFGCRHFSKTNMFLTKSGKKPIDWTAF
- the ungb gene encoding uracil-DNA glycosylase isoform X2, with the protein product MSKDHVSEENMQLSVEQLQRIEQNRRTALERLAIRNVPVLVGECWRREIGTEFTKPYFTKLMSFVTMERKCFTVYPSPEQVFMWTTLCAIEDVKVVILGQDPYHHLGQAHGLAFSVLKPKPPPPSLENIFMELTEDIVGFLRPGHGDLTEWAKQGVLLLNSVLTVRSHQPTSHEGQGWELFTDAVIQWLSSNLDSLVFLLWGSYAQRKGRVIDRKRHHVLETSHPSPYSAHLGFFGCRHFSKTNMFLTKSGKKPIDWTAF